A genomic stretch from Abyssibacter profundi includes:
- a CDS encoding acyloxyacyl hydrolase — MDESIERIPPSVRWQAWALRLGFIGLLMLSAAAQAQSPLARVEAIGLQGQTAFKHFDGLQQQAVSLKLDLQAIELPRHWVPGRVRLNAVAGTLRAREQQGAIVSIGPEWSSARRWPIEIAIGLAPTWLSESQFAGDELGGHFHFTSHLAVGGYLDDARRLELRYRVQHISNGGIRRDNPGVDMAGAELRYRFGLRRPAVLRHVAAVDRRSGTGLDFQLGAF; from the coding sequence ATGGACGAATCGATTGAACGGATACCCCCATCTGTGCGGTGGCAGGCATGGGCCTTGCGCTTGGGATTTATCGGGTTGTTGATGCTATCGGCTGCCGCACAGGCCCAGTCCCCATTGGCGCGGGTCGAGGCCATTGGCCTGCAGGGACAGACGGCGTTCAAACACTTCGACGGTCTGCAGCAGCAGGCGGTGTCACTCAAGCTCGATCTCCAGGCCATCGAGCTGCCTCGACACTGGGTGCCCGGCCGGGTGCGTTTGAATGCTGTGGCGGGCACCCTGCGTGCCCGCGAACAGCAGGGTGCCATCGTTTCGATTGGGCCTGAGTGGTCGTCAGCGCGGCGCTGGCCCATCGAGATTGCCATCGGCCTGGCCCCAACCTGGCTCAGTGAATCGCAGTTTGCGGGCGACGAACTGGGCGGGCATTTCCACTTCACCTCGCACCTGGCGGTGGGGGGCTATCTGGATGATGCGCGGCGCCTGGAGCTGCGCTACCGGGTGCAGCACATCTCCAATGGTGGAATCCGTCGCGATAATCCGGGTGTCGACATGGCGGGCGCGGAACTGCGCTATCGATTCGGCCTGCGGCGCCCTGCTGTCCTGCGGCATGTGGCCGCAGTGGACCGGCGGTCGGGGACTGGACTGGATTTTCAGCTCGGTGCCTTCTGA
- a CDS encoding lactate 2-monooxygenase, producing the protein MDQSAGGAAARQREIYVHGAAGRRSPVPVDVEELELAARDVMTPEAFAYIAGGAGRERTMEANLAGFDAWQIVPRMLRDVGTRSLQTEFLGQTLASPLLLSPIGVLEMAHPEADLAVGRAAAACDVPYIFSNQASEPMEAVAEAMGDARRYFQLYWSKSNELVESFVSRAEAAGCEAIFVTLDTTLLGWRTRDLGLAYLPFLRGKGIAQYTSDPVFERLMQQDTEGDAPRAPISVKALATLVESAMSYPGSTLSALGSGNALKAVRTFVDIYSRPTLTWDDLDFLRQCTDLPILLKGIQHPDDARRAVDAGVQGIMVSNHGGRQVDGAIGSIEALPAIAEAVGGQIDIAFDSGIRGGADMLKALALGADVVGVGRPYCYGLAIAGESGVRDVLGNLLADFELTMALSGVSEVSQISRDLLEV; encoded by the coding sequence ATGGATCAGTCAGCAGGGGGCGCAGCTGCGCGCCAACGCGAAATTTATGTACACGGGGCGGCCGGACGGCGCTCCCCCGTTCCGGTGGATGTGGAGGAACTGGAGCTGGCGGCACGCGATGTCATGACGCCGGAGGCCTTCGCCTACATCGCCGGTGGTGCCGGACGCGAGCGGACGATGGAGGCCAATCTCGCCGGATTCGATGCCTGGCAGATCGTGCCCCGGATGTTGCGTGATGTCGGCACCCGATCGCTGCAAACCGAGTTTCTAGGCCAGACCCTCGCATCGCCGCTGCTGCTGTCACCCATCGGGGTGCTGGAGATGGCCCATCCGGAGGCTGACCTGGCCGTCGGCCGCGCGGCGGCGGCCTGCGACGTGCCCTACATCTTCTCGAATCAGGCGTCCGAGCCCATGGAAGCCGTGGCCGAGGCCATGGGCGATGCCCGGCGCTACTTCCAGCTTTATTGGAGCAAGTCGAACGAGCTGGTCGAATCCTTCGTCAGCCGAGCTGAGGCGGCGGGTTGCGAGGCCATTTTCGTCACCCTGGATACCACGCTGCTGGGCTGGCGAACCCGCGACCTGGGGCTGGCCTACTTGCCGTTTCTACGCGGCAAGGGTATCGCCCAGTACACCAGCGACCCGGTGTTCGAACGACTCATGCAACAGGATACCGAGGGCGATGCACCGCGGGCACCGATTAGCGTCAAGGCCCTGGCCACGCTGGTGGAGTCCGCCATGTCGTATCCCGGCAGCACCTTGTCGGCGCTGGGCTCTGGCAATGCGCTTAAGGCGGTCCGGACCTTTGTCGATATTTACTCGCGGCCGACCCTGACCTGGGACGATCTCGATTTCCTGCGGCAATGCACCGATTTACCCATTCTGCTCAAGGGCATCCAGCATCCGGACGACGCCCGACGCGCGGTGGATGCCGGCGTCCAGGGGATCATGGTGTCCAACCACGGCGGTCGTCAGGTCGACGGCGCCATCGGGAGTATCGAGGCCTTACCGGCCATTGCAGAAGCGGTGGGCGGGCAAATCGACATCGCCTTCGACAGCGGGATTCGAGGTGGGGCCGACATGCTCAAGGCCCTGGCCCTGGGTGCCGATGTGGTGGGTGTGGGGCGACCGTACTGCTACGGACTGGCCATTGCCGGTGAATCCGGCGTCCGCGATGTACTCGGCAACCTCCTGGCAGACTTTGAGCTGACCATGGCCTTGTCCGGCGTCAGCGAGGTTTCGCAGATTAGTCGGGACTTGCTCGAAGTCTGA
- a CDS encoding MarR family winged helix-turn-helix transcriptional regulator: MTERSHPMANLPVMQLVRELVRTYQGFTATAFAQIESTSGLGAAEFDVLSALAGNEGLTFKDLSDRTLIYKTTLTSVVDRLQKKGLVERRHCTEDRRCIYVAVTQDGQALFDRVFPAHVEFLQQRLAGLSDGDLETLRSGLSALRQRFD, encoded by the coding sequence ATGACCGAACGATCACATCCGATGGCGAACCTGCCCGTCATGCAACTGGTCCGCGAACTGGTCCGGACGTATCAAGGGTTTACGGCCACCGCCTTCGCGCAGATCGAGTCGACCTCCGGCTTGGGGGCCGCCGAATTCGATGTGTTGTCGGCACTGGCCGGCAACGAGGGGCTGACGTTCAAAGACCTGTCCGACCGCACGCTGATCTACAAGACCACGCTGACCAGTGTGGTTGACCGTCTCCAGAAGAAAGGCCTGGTCGAACGCCGACATTGCACGGAAGACCGCCGCTGTATTTATGTAGCGGTCACCCAAGACGGCCAAGCCTTGTTCGACCGCGTATTTCCGGCCCATGTCGAATTTCTGCAGCAACGGCTTGCAGGGTTGTCGGACGGCGACCTCGAGACCCTGCGGTCGGGCCTCAGCGCCCTGCGCCAGCGATTCGACTAA